The Phaseolus vulgaris cultivar G19833 chromosome 10, P. vulgaris v2.0, whole genome shotgun sequence DNA window gttaatagttgctcaagtttgctttgagttaacagtttgatgaattgttataagattaacagTTTGTTCAAGTTCAAAGCAGTAAACGGTTAAGCCCAAGTATCGCtgagttaatttgtttaagcgaGTTCTACCGGTTATGTTGGTTAACCACACAGCGAGTAAGAGGCGTTTGAGGCACGATATTAGAAAACAACATCTTAAGCAGAAGAAGTTATATAAAGAAATATCAGTTCAAGTACATACAAAGAAGAATTACATATAAAGTTCTTACAAACCGAAATAAGCGCCAAGTTTCAAAAAACAAGATGATGGAGGGAGGCGATTAATCTTCAgagggcacgatcttcccatccaccacctcgttgcagaTTGATACCATGGAGAGATCGAGCTCGGGATATTGGCACGAGACTTGCTCCAAAGCGGCGTCGAACCCAGCGgaaaggacttgggcggagctttgctcgagctTTTGAgcttgtttcttcagctcgtcaatttgtttcttcagctcttcggTTTCTTCACGAGCCCGAGCAAGTTCCTCAGCAGCCTTTTTGTTTTCCTCCCGAGCCTGAGCCAGCTCTACAGCGATCTTCGTGGCCTCCTCTCGAGCTTTGGCGAGCTCAGCCAcggtgtcgtccctctccttttcTACTTTCCCGAGGAGcacctcccgatctgctgacctcttttcaaggttttccaccTTGGTTGCATCCAGTTTCATTgcagcctccaagttggccaccttgagcctgtaaggtacaagcttgctctccagctcgattttctcttgggcttggaggtgcagtttttggcgcagatcggaggcctccttgcgcgcgcCTCTTAGTTCAGCatccatggcgtcctccagccttgaatggTCGATTTCCGCCATCATCAGGTTGCAAGAGAGCTTCTCCGCCTCCATCCTTATCAAGCGGTTTGACTCCTTAAGCGCTGCattctcatcttggagcttcttgTTCGAGTTCTTCACAGCCTTCGATATAATTGAAGggagatcctctgccatcatcttcagcttGGCTGTGAAGGGTCCCCAGACCTCTTCGATGGAGGATGGGAGGCTCGAGGTTGTTGCTGGAGGAGGCGCTGGGGGagcttggtgctgactttcaccaccaccctcttgagtttgaaGGGCGAGGGGGCTTCTTGGCCTGGAGGTGAAGTCGGAGACTCTGTTATCAGGATCGGCGAGTTATGACCACCCTCATCTCCTCCTGGTGCGGCCCCAGCGATAAaagtggttgaaggaggaccctctccagcagatacgaatggcgtggaggcgcttggaggatTCTCAATAAAGTTTGGGTTGCTGCTTTCAACCACAGGGGTCGctgcttggactggttgtgttggagctggaggtgagggcggtgttggagttgggagtgcaggtggtgaagagggagccacccttgtcctcttggtgacgaggccatcctcagtcgcctcgtcatcttcttcttcttgtaccacttgaggagttttcctctttggcttcctcaaGACAAGCTTTTTCCTTTGAGGGGCGGGTAGTACCCCGGAAGAGGTTGCACCTCGGGGCGGGGTTTTGTCTTGAGTAGCGGCGATCGCCACCACCGGGTTAggcacggtttgggagcccgccgctaGTTTAtgggatcgggcgatcgccTTCAATTCTGCTAGTTTCCCCTttcccaacatgttatctgcatgagGTAAAGCACGGTTGAGCAATCAAAACAGAATCAGATAATACAAGCACATTTATGCAAGGACGACACAAGCAATACATTGATGGAAAGATCAGAGTCAACACAGAGTAATAGAATGCCAAAGCAGAGCGGGGAAGACGCTAAGTTAAGTATTAACTTGAAGTGAAGGACTTGGTGTGGAGGTAGGAGCTAACCTATGTGTATTTCGAGTTGGCTTTCGAAGAACTCGTAGGGAATGATCGAGGCAGTGGGGAAGGTAATGTTGGCGGCAgctacgctcttccagaagaggcaaaaGTCCTTGTCCAAttcccccatgttgtcaggactccTTGGTCTTCTGAAGCTGTCCTTAGCGTCCTTGTCCCCCTTATGTACCCAATATAAAGGGAAGTCGTCGAGCAGTGAAGGATCTTGGTCGTTTTGGCACACCttcacgaacttccccttccagtctttgtaaaactgctggaagattgagaagatggatctcccagcaatcccgttcagactgACCCAGAGGCGATCTCCAGGGTTTTTTGCCTCAAATAAGAAGAGAAAGACGTCGACTGAGGCCGGTAACAGCAGATGTGCACAAAGAATTTGGAATGCCCTTataaacgcccagctgttgggatgaagctgggcgggggcgatattgagctcggtgagcagctccctctcgaagcgggtgaaaggaagcctaagcttcaccttcttgaacacggtggtgtagatgaagcagaacaactcgccgttgctCCCCTTATCGTCTGCACAGACcgacagaagaagtaaaaggggtacctttttgtgatcggatgagcgttgaagagagttggagattgagagagttgagaaGCTTCGTGGGTTCGCAGAGAAAAACTTAGAACGTTTGAGAGtgcagaaagatgatggaacaatGGAAGCccaaggggtttaagggtttttcgaacgttttcggaagcgcaaacgacaactgaagacgaccgttgatgaagccacgtgtcgagcgattaaAAAacggggtttggtggagcgtcagaaagaCAGAGGGTACGGACGTACGGAAATCCGtaccagcgccacgtagatcgacagtgacgtgacctcttagtcttttcgctggacaagtctccgcttaagactggggggcttgtgtaccgaccggatagtcgggagtgatgacgtggcagtaagcgagaatataggcgtgttgagcggaacacctggctgacagaagggaagtacatcgggaagtctgtgtattcgccaatcgttaagttggcgtgctccgatctctagcatatctaaaccggcggtcaccaggcttgtgtcatagtcgccgtatgtgagcttaggcgaccaagtggtcagagatcgccgagagggggacatcgccgaaagatcaggaaggcttgttcaaggctttcaaagggcacgagtacgaaggatgaagttatcagatgatcattccctagccagaggttgaggcaagggaacagtttaccagaacatgcacgatgagcaagtaaagcagatcgtgatagcggcaggcgagaccacagaaaaggtgtgcatggtgacaccccgtgctcgccactagaagagatcgcgctccaaggcagctatgcaccgagttactccccgcctgagtaacttagtcgaacagcctggagagtagaagtgacgctcaagtaaaagatgctccagatgatgacacgtgtacagctggatgcaagccacgtgtccagaggtgtaaccgtcaggagagagaaaatgcacaggtatataaggaactcttaacagattctgaggtacgcgcgtttagaacacttctttacgctttgagaacacttgagtacgctgagagagattttgcacggttccttgagttttagcttttctctcttagagtttagATGATTCCgtcactaacttgagcgtcggagcgcgatcggccgcagcggcgccactctgtcttttccaggttcttgaggagaatcgaggtgtgaaggacggaagctagcgtggtgcaaagccgatccagaggaaaatacctttgatgtggcaagactcttgcgttctggtcaaccggcaggatcagatACCATAAACCAACTAATGTTGTCCCCtttagacacttcaatattctTTTGGTAGCTTTAAAATGAGATTCCTTTGGATTGGATTGAAATCTCGCACAAAGACACACTGCAAACATGATAATTGGCCTACTAGCAGTGAGATAAAGCAAGGAAACAATCAAACCCCTGTATTTGTTTTGATCCACTAATGTTCCAACTAAATCAGCATCCTTGTAGCAGCTTGTGGACATTGGTGTAGTTGCCTTTTTACACCTTTCCATCTCAAACTTTTTGAggatctccttgcaatacttggtTTGAATTAGAAAGATGTCATCCTTAGATTGTTTGACCTGCAGTCCCAAGAAGAACAAGTTGACCTTCATTGACATAAAACCTTACATCTTGGTCCCCAATATCAGAAGCCATTTACTTTGTTGTAGCAAGTTCAACCTCACTATAGTGCACACCATATGCAGTACCAACAATAGAGCACTTTAAAATGTTCATCTTCAAGTAGGTCTCACCATCTAAATTCATATtctctatttcttttttaagtAGATCATCTTGTTAGAGaatttcaactgattgtttctcaTAATAAACCTATTGTTTTTCTTGATAGGATTCCAGCTTCTGCGGAAAGGTGTTCTTATCATTTTTGGTTGTACTGCTAACAACTGCAAGTAGACAACCAACAAGTATTCCAAATTTATGTTTGACAATGTAGGGCTCTCAGCCTTTACATCCCAAGAAAGGTATCCATTCTTGATTGAGATAACTTGTTAAATTTGATCAAGAGTGATGTGAACCCAATAGCATGATATGAACATGTAATGAATTCAACATGAGTTGGAACAAGAATAGGcaactttagaattggatcaagattctttACCCATTCAAGAACTTaatcaagaacacaagaatCAAGTCAAACTCACTTAGAAACCCATCAAgaacaacaaacccatggatagaaactcaagaGCACAACATAAAGCATTTATACCCATGGAGGCCGTGaccaaaacagcaagaacaaccaatttgcaccgattaaaattgaatataagtgcagcAAATGAAAAAGGACAACATAAGGAAcagattgcaccgattgaaagtgaaaacaaacaagtagaacaaaaatgggtaatttggaaagtgaaggggaaaatggacttatgtggatgaagctcTTGGAATTGTACACACCACTTGAAGAGGTGGATTGACTTCAAGAtaagtgttgccgccacttgagagcccaagatctcccaagataagactagaagaggagaagacacaagCCTCTCACACtactcaccaatttggtagagaTTCTTTACTtctcaaaaatcaatttcaacttgttatttcaaagacccaagcaccccttttataatagagagggcTAGTCACAAATGTACAAAAGAGAACAAGCTTGAAAGGTCATTCTTCTAGTCCCTTCCCAAACTAGAGCCTAAAGAGAAGGAATTAAGAAGAATCACTTCTTCTTGTTTTTTCCTAAAAACTagctgttagaatatatggccttaaacaagaggggggtgaattgtttaagagggattttcacaaactttgaaggtataatgaaaatcaatgttgaattacagagaaaagaatcaaggaaacaaatacacaaaactgttttaagatgatatcagaaaaacaataggttgttttgtcgagaaacacactacctttggcaaaccacaccaagaatgttgatcttgaacacctcaagaacacacaacactccttggcaacacaactacataaatatagtaataaaggaagaagggaatagaatacacctaaGTATTACAAAGTTTAGAGATcaaaattacaacccaatcctattccacacaagaatgatccaaagctttttcaaatcttggaaaaactgttttgataaactctttctgttactccaagattaggagcgtaaaaccacctttatatagaccaaccaagtggtcaaaagcatttaataaaggagccaaggtagttaggatcatttaaaacatattaaaaccacttaacaaaattatgttaaggttttcaggaaaacaatcggttgttttgtcgaaacaatcgattgttttggtttgacagcaaagtcaaccaatttttcaaaaccttttcaagacttaaggagtgaattaacaagtttcaaacaactagacaacacacacacccagcagcaaggtcttcaagctttcctcttggatttggagacatcaaagcatcttgtttaacaatctccccctatttgatgaagacaaatccctggtttgtttgtgttgttgtttttgaacttgaaaggtcctgcaaaaacagaatttgtgcatatacaaagcaagtataccaACAGGATACCAAGAcacacaaaaccagttttctgcataagccttTAAGTAGAAAAACCAATCAAATAACCATAAAAACCAGTGCCAAAAAGAGACGTGTGCAGAAGAACTATGGTGAATAAGAGCATGGCAACAACagaatttaaaccatgataaaacAAGATAACACCATAGTGTAGCAGCAGAAacacaacacataaaaccacaccattctccccctatttgtcttctcaaatagaatgaaagaagggataAAATCAAGATTAAGAAAAACCAGAATACCAGTATGTGTAGCAgcaccattgcagcaacaaacctttgataccatatcagaATTGCAACAAAATCTATGGTGTATCAAAGCTATGACAGCAGCAGAATCAAAGAACCATAGACCCCATAAATTTTAGCAAGGAGACCACAAATTCTCCCcttatcttttcttcatccaacaattcaagttggtcaaatgattgctcAAGAGGCGGATTTGGTAGAAATATTCTCTCTTCTGTTAAGAGCAAACCTTCCAGACATTCCAATGATACGTTCACAAATATTCATTAACCCCATGACCACCAATGTGGTTGCAATTCATAACAAGttttgaatttcaaggaaaacaaagaatacatctctttatgatctaattcagaggcacaaagaatgcatatttgactcataatgggttatgaaagaaaagaaacagttgtaatcatgcataagaaatcataacagctttattcaaatgtgtcagaggtaaaacaatcggttgtttcgtgaaaacaatcggttgtttttctgagacagcaagaaaatgttatttttcaaaacaaatcaTTTATCAAAGTGATaggaaatgcataatgaaatacattcatacctttgcattacctcaagcatgtttagagtctcatttggtcttatgaagccaaaagcataggatgaacatatacaacttactttacaaAGGATGAACATATGCAAGttactaagcctctcataccacactgccttggagcttgcttatgcccatacaaggcctttttcagcttgcatacatggttaggatgttgatgatcttcaaagcccggtggttgttcAACATAAACTTCCTCATTGATAATTCCATTGAGGAAAGCACTCTTATAatccatttgaaacaatttgaatccaCTCAAACAAGCAAAGACCAACAACAACCTTACAACTTCTAATCTTGCAAATggagcaaaggtttcatcataatctatgtcttcttcttgattataacctttagccaccacccttgccttgttccttgtaATTACTCTAGATTCATCCAGCTTgtttctgaaaacccatttgcatccaatgatgttctccactgaaagatcgcttggaattctccattcctTTGGCAACTCttcctgttgcagaatttcaatcggttgtttcgcagaatcaatcggttgtttttctggacagGATTCCAGCTTCTCTAAGGTGATGTTATGCTCATCTTCTTCTGCATAAACCTTTGTAGAACCTtgatcactatgaatgatttcatcaaacaccacatgGACAGACTCCTCCACAGTTATAAGCCATCAACAACACCAGATCAgactctttattcttgaagtttgtttacataggtcatgaattttgacttgtcaAGAATATGAGTTAGGTGTATATGCTATTCAACCATAAGCATTACTTTGATCATTCTTCATCATAGCACAtgtacttgaaaggtcctgTAACACAGAGTTGATGAATATACAAAACAAGTATAGCagcaagataacaagacacacaaaccagttttctgGATATAGAAcattagcagaaaaaccagaaaaaattgttgaacaagatgctttgatgtctccaaatccaagaggaaagcttgaagaccttgctgctgggtgtgtgtgttgtctagttgtttgaaacttgttagtTCATtccttaagttgatccaagttcatttgaatctttaaccttttgaaaagatgtgttttctaaaaagctgtcaaaatttcaacaggttgttttaccttagcagtttttgaaaaggttttgaaaaatttggttgactttgctgtcaaatcaaaacaatcgattgtttcgacaaaacaaccgattgttttcctgaaaaccttaacagaattctgttaaatggttttaatatgttttaaatgatcctaactaccttggctcctttattaaatgttttttaccacttggttggtctatataaaggtggttttacgatcctaatcttggagtaacagaaagagttatcaaaacagtttttccaagatttgaaagagatttggatcattcttaagtgtgtggaataggattgggttgtaattttgatctttaagctttgtaataccagGTGTATTATATTCTCTTCTTCGTTGATTACTATATttttgtagttgtgttgccaaggagtgttgtgtgttcttgaggtgttcaagatcaacattcttggtgggtttgccaaaggtagtgtgtttcttgaggggttcaaggtcactactttggtgtgtggtgtttgtaatctggttttgattgcatagtggaatacccagtggtttctggggactggatgtaactcttggtgtaagagtgaaccagtataattccttgcgtgcttatctcttacccttaactctttaaattctgtttttaagttgtttttatacactgctgataaaaagaactgattgtttcgacaaaacaactgattgtttttctgttatcatcttaaaacagttttgggtatttgtttccttgattcttttctctgtaattcagcattgattttcattataccttcaaagtttgcgaaaatccctcttaaacaattcacccccgccctctcgtttaaggccatatattctaacactagCGCCTAAGGtactttacaaaagaggtgtctttttggtttccctcttagcaccttcctaaagctatttctattttatttacaaatttatacaaaagaaattacaaagagagatattaattggagcccattcttgaatgcttgtagtcttcttttagGCTTGGtcttctctttatttaatttcttctttatttttgagaagactagaaggaagaaatttaaatgcttgggtggatggcctcttcctccattagtgaaatcctcgtctacttgatctccatcatgctccccgagttggagagaattcgtccacgaattctgaatccctgcatataacaaagtcagtttactatcAAAATTAAAAGTTGAATAAGAGAAAGacaaacatgacttagaatttgtaagcagtgggagttcagaaaaggaggtcctatagacagaccaagttggaaaaaattgtttgagAATGATggtattttttggaaaaagtcctttaaaatggtgaaaaccattaggaggtatgaaaaaaacatccctaacattttttaaccaagatggtggggaagtaagaacctttggtaaggaaaaaagataaggaaggaaaacaccttggaggtgaaaggataagacccatgtcaacttggccttctttgtcttatAATTTTCACTTTTTGTAGATGgttgagttaggtcttgttttaccttgtttatcattaaggttcgtttttgtggacaatgaagagctatgtgcccaaaacctaaacatttaaaacattttatatttgaagttttggtaggtgacttaggagtagaaggatttggagtagaaactttttttgtAGAAGTGGTTTGTTTGggaaaattggaaggagaaatttgagtagaaattttgtttgcatccttcctagaagagttgtagaaatcatcatcatgagtattttttaaagttgttttcaaaaggtaTGATaacaccttgatggctaggtgaaccactttctttaaagaagagtactcatttaattctacaaaatctctaatatctcttattaaaccacgtacaaaccattttatctttgactcttcattagcatgcattttcattttagtcaaagtagtttcaaaatctttaaagtattcatctaccgtcttatgtccttgaggaagcctttggaacttcaacaagtgttccttcctagaagaggaggaacaaacctcgcgcgcatacactctttcaaatcattccaagaGACAACGGGAGGCCTCTTGTTATAACCAATGTCCTTAAGAGTTTGATGCCATCATTCtttggcatagtccaaaaactATAAAGaaactttgacaaaacttatagagattcaaaaatcaaaatgacacaaacacaatgtattaagaacaagaaaacagcaagaaatacccaaaaataaacctaaaacagaaagtaaagacaagaatttaaagttcttgaattaaaagtacCAAAATAACTCAAACAtacacaagaacacacctaagactcatgataccacatgatgtgattccaagaACATGATAGGGATATGTAATGAATTCAACATGAGTTGGAACAAGAATAGGCACCTTTAGAATTGGATCGAGATTCTTTACCCATTCAAGAACACGAGAATCAAGTCAAACTCACTTAGAAACCCATCAAgaacaacaaacccatggatagaaactcaagaacacaacatatagcatTTATACCCATCGAGGTCGTaaacaaaacaacaagaacaaccaatttgcaccaattaaaattgaatacaagtgcagcaaatgaaagaggacatcataaggaagagattgcaccgattgaaagtgaaaacaaataagtagaacaaaaatgggtaatttggaaaGTGAAGGGGAAAATGGACTTATGTGAATGAAGCACTTGGAATtatgcacgccacttgaaggggTGGATTGACTTCAAGATAAGTTTttccgccacttgagagcccaagatctcccaagataagactagaagaggagaagacacaagtctctcacactcactcaccaatttggtagagaTTCTTTACTtctcaaaaatcaatttcaacttgttatttcaaagacccaagcaccccttttataatagagagggcTAGTCATAAATGTACATAAGAGAAGGAGCTTGAAAGGTCATTCTTCTAGTCCCTTCCCAAACTAGAGCCTAAAGAGAAGGAATTAAGAAGAATCACTTCTTCTAGCTTTTTCCTAAAAACTAGCGCCTAAGGTACTTTAAAAAAGGAGTGTCTttttggtttccctcttagcaccttcctaaagctatttctattttatttacaaatttatacaaaagaaattacaaagagagatattaattggagcccattcttgaatgcttgtagtcttcttttaggcttggtcctctctttatttaatttcttcttcattttttagaagactagaaggaagaactttaaatgcttgggtggatggtctcttcctccattagtgaaatcctcttctacttgatctccatcaaagaGGTAGAAATATTCTTTCTTATTCTAAGAGCAAACCTTCCAATCGTTTCAAAGATACATTTTCATTCACCACCTCCAAGCAAGGTGAAGACTCCAAATGTAATCacattcacaaatattcatcaaccccatGACCACCAATGTGATTGACATAcataaaaagctttgaatttccaagaaaacaaagaatatatccCTTAAATATCTTATTCACAGGCATAATAAATGCATATTTGACTCACAATgggttttgaaagaaaaaaaaaacagttgtaatcatgcataagaattcataacagctttattcaaatgtgcaaaaggaaaaataaattattgtttcATGAAAACAATCGATTCTTTTTTTGTGACATCaatttaatgtttttcaaagcaaataatctttcaaagtgatgggaaatgcataattaagtacattcatacctttgcacagaGAAAACCTCAACAAGTTTAACCAAAAGAAACATGTTTAGAAATTCATTTGctcatatgaggccaaaagcaCAGGATGAACATAAGCAACTTACTTTACATATGTCATGAATTTTTGACTTGTCAAGAATCTGAGTAAGGTTGCTTCAGAACCATAATAATAAACATCACTTTGATGAGTTTTCACCAGAGCACTTCTTCTTTAACCCAaacttttcttgattttcaagAGTACCTTTGTCGTTGTCCCATATTTCTCATGATTTTCTTGCTTAAGAAGTAGAGCATTTATCCTTTGTTATGTGCTTTAGAACAACCACAACAAGTATCATAAGTGTTAGTTTGTTGTCAAAGAAATCTGCAAAAACAAGATCAAGTagcaagattttttttttttcatgttattaattttttatttattataatttttaaaaaaaattatattatttttgtttttaggttagaatagaattattatattattagatggtagatagatttatattatttaatatttataattaatttaatgatttttaatttttatatttagtatttattataatttttatttattattaatttatattatgttagttgttaggttagaatagaattatcgtgttgGTATTAAGTccgagggtgttcgaccctcggcaaactTGAGATAGAACACTCATTAGTAAACACCTGAATGACTATTACATAATATAATGGATTGACATTGGATTAATTATGTTtgcataagtgatgagtacgaaagaggagtagaagaatttattcAATTTGCACAACATAACGCGAATAATAGTGGTTACAATGGTGCAAAGATTAGGTGTTTGTGCGTTAACGGTTTGAATGaaaggatactggatgttaaTAAAATCAGGGAGCccttctatgtgatgggtttcttcaatcttatacaacttggacatgacatgatgaattattaaatttaccacgtgtttccgtaactgaagaatatgtggggtccaccatggatgatgcagtacatgatgaagtagatgatgatcgattggaggacatgattcgtgatgtgggagctaaGTCTTTTGTagaagcgcatggatatggaagtaggTCAAGTGTTGCAGAGACTtcattgtatcctggatcaaataacttcacacggttgtcggcggtgttaagattgatgaatttgaaggaaaTAAGTTGATGGACTTATAAAAGCTTCACGAAATTGCTttagttgttgaaggatatgtttccagagggaaatactctacctaatcgtaatcaTGAGACCAAAAAGATTTTTTGTCCAATGGggatggagtataaaaagatacatgcatgtcctaatgattgtatattatataggaaagattttgaattgtcgAAAATTTCtctgaggtgtgggttatcacgttataagct harbors:
- the LOC137813889 gene encoding uncharacterized protein, encoding MAEDLPSIISKAVKNSNKKLQDENAALKESNRLIRMEAEKLSCNLMMAEIDHSRLEDAMDAELRGARKEASDLRQKLHLQAQEKIELESKLVPYRLKVANLEAAMKLDATKVENLEKRSADREVLLGKVEKERDDTVAELAKAREEATKIAVELAQAREENKKAAEELARAREETEELKKQIDELKKQAQKLEQSSAQVLSAGFDAALEQVSCQYPELDLSMVSICNEVVDGKIVPSED